A genomic window from Glycine soja cultivar W05 chromosome 10, ASM419377v2, whole genome shotgun sequence includes:
- the LOC114371830 gene encoding transcription factor CYCLOIDEA-like, with protein sequence MFSSTYDSNFFPNFPLSTYPILPFLIESENDFASHTLLVEDPLVVPLTHDPPPFPEETVANFAVADHHCTAMLDNQHDAAANTNYGSHYGSSISNFLTHQKPAAATAKKDRHSKIHTSQGLRDRRVRLSSEIARKFFDLQDMLEFDKPSNTLEWLFTKSENAIKELARSKHSGSVSTGGDKSSRDPSGDSNNNFNNNKSMVGGGVGDGSKGRKLKWAQRDDACIQNKKESRERARARARERTCFKKCSSIRVQQQKDFDERCPATTNTTQMLHQLWSSIQPEPEEPRARWVQPYYNPYFVDDNEAPRDHGFNVIEESIMIKRNMKPLSQPNLVIPREASFNNNEFPLLPYSTTPNWESTNGAVNYCGISTMNLSTCFMNP encoded by the exons ATGTTCTCTTCCACATATGACTCCAACTTTTTCCCTAACTTCCCTTTGTCTACTTACCCAATCCTTCCTTTTCTCATTGAATCTGAAAATGATTTTGCAAGCCACACTCTTCTTGTTGAGGACCCTCTTGTTGTTCCCCTCACACATGATCCTCCTCCATTCCCTGAAGAAACCGTTGCCAATTTTGCAGTTGCTGATCATCACTGCACTGCCATGCTTGATAATCAACACGATGCAGCAGCAAACACTAACTATGGTTCCCACTATGGTAGCAGCATTTCCAATTTCCTCACCCATCAGAAACCTGCAGCAGCCACAGCCAAAAAAGACAGGCACAGTAAGATTCACACATCTCAGGGTTTGAGGGACCGGAGGGTGAGATTATCAAGCGAAATAGCCCGGAAGTTCTTTGATCTTCAGGACATGTTAGAGTTTGACAAACCAAGTAACACCCTCGAGTGGCTCTTCACAAAGTCTGAGAATGCAATCAAAGAACTAGCCCGAAGTAAGCATAGCGGTAGTGTTAGTACTGGGGGTGACAAGTCTTCACGCGACCCTTCTGGGGATTCAAATAACaacttcaacaacaacaaatcaaTGGTGGGTGGTGGTGTTGGTGATGGTTCTAAAGGGAGGAAGCTGAAATGGGCACAGAGGGATGATGCTTGTATTCAGAACAAAAAAGAGTCAAGGGAAAGGGCAAGGGCAAGGGCAAGAGAAAGGACTTGTTTCAAGAAGTGTAGCAGTATAAGGGTGCAGCAGCAGAAGGACTTTGATGAAAGGTGCCCTGCAACAACAAACACTACTCAAATGCTGCACCAATTGTGGTCTTCCATTCAGCCTGAACCTGAAGAACCTCGTGCAAGATGGGTTCAGCCTTATTATAACCCTTATTTCGTTGATGATAATGAAGCTCCAAGAGATCATGGCTTTAACGTCATTGAAGAATCTATTATGATAAAAAGGAACATGAAGCCGTTATCTCAACCAAACCTTGTGATCCCTAGGGAAGCAAGTTTCAACAACAATGAGTTCCCCCTATTACCCTATTCCACTACTCCAAACTGGGAGAGTACTAATGGGGCCGTTAACTATTGTGGAATAAGCACCATGAATCTATCTACGTGTTTCATGAACCCGtg A